One window of the Scylla paramamosain isolate STU-SP2022 chromosome 22, ASM3559412v1, whole genome shotgun sequence genome contains the following:
- the LOC135111825 gene encoding BLOC-1-related complex subunit 7-like yields the protein MVWAAATMASASSTSAKNLFADSKTLLAKRVQVNVNNMGSICRQVNRGSQSADMLTHSARNMALQEHAIKSSEENLHRLNILMTHLGYQYEAIHRSAYALENVKEQVRDMQR from the exons atggtttgg GCTGCTGCCACCATGGCCTCAGCATCCAGCACAAGTGCTAAGAATCTTTTCGCTGACTCAAAAACTCTGCTGGCTAAGCGGGTGCAAGTCAATGTTAACAACATGGGCTCCATCTGCCGTCAGGTTAATCGAGGCTCACAGTCAGCTGACATGCTCACCCACTCTGCCCGGAACATGGCTCTCCAG GAGCACGCAATTAAGAGCTCAGAAGAAAACCTACACAGACTGAACATCCTTATGACACACCTTGGGTATCAATACGAAGCTATTCATCGTTCAGCTTATGCCCTAGAGAATGTCAAGGAGCAG GTGAGGGACATGCAGCGGTAA
- the LOC135111775 gene encoding ubiquitin-related modifier 1-like, with product MKINLEFRGGAELLVNNVSQHSVDLDGSKWTIASLLEWIKTNLIQERPELFLQGGSVRPGILVLVNDADWELLGQLDYELQEGDSILFISTLHGG from the coding sequence ATGAAAATCAACCTTGAGTTTAGAGGAGGCGCTGAACTCCTGGTGAACAATGTGTCCCAACACTCTGTTGACTTGGACGGCTCGAAGTGGACCATTGCAAGTCTCCTGGAGTGGATAAAAACCAACCTGATCCAGGAGCGGCCAGAGCTATTCCTGCAGGGTGGGTCTGTGCGGCCCGGCATCCTGGTGCTGGTCAATGATGCTGACTGGGAGCTTCTGGGCCAGTTGGACTATGAACTGCAAGAAGGCGACAGCATTCTTTTTATCTCGACTCTTCATGGAGGCTAA
- the LOC135111776 gene encoding uncharacterized protein LOC135111776 isoform X1 yields MWINVLRVDVGARETSSRNMAATHIPPVTPAPSSRPGLLLSHRPSAFASSAATTPATSTATATATLPPTECYLSPPPSALPSGETEPRLPVTPPSRFKRFKIFIRSANKERRKRDERAREAAAATQALVAHSRPRQVGSTPPTRRSFRLAGGAPDPGCGHAMLPLWLEESNGTTLPVHYNSVVRGTEQDSSFERRWDSLMNKSKVHSSCQTERPPGWDDVTHRNASVKKDKRSRFCPSIVIQEPSKAWPAIPVSHKLPAPPASVRSRAAAQQTHHSVAHEQNALSMRRFSEQVHEMFTDDFLQIPLEPATSTSSLGSESSTSEVAQLSASITDVAHQSSFTSDVPQHLSSISYATQEIPSSDVAHQLSSTSHVTQQCYSNSGDIQQLSFTSSVAQLSSVISETRPSTSSTAHQVSSRGSDAQTSSSNAGDCHMWLSSDSFFCEDFSCSDGDRRNDEEAEYPQLDSLHSPSCPSVMQTVNSETWTVREPEEETEEDEMQLSASSSPNRVIGNTRSFVSMSNSSDTAINREVATLRVADAPRRQHWVQFDSGPVERWTPATPPLVIAPSPPPAETDSTHVEAPLQPSPPPSVPSLSIRERPRSSPTHAGNYSGRLIRTYSQRGCRASKRVINSVSRRMSVTEYGRLPEPQAPMYSRAAMTMQTGPGLFEDTASPTEPECPRGEEKRVQPEELKNKPMSSLKEPAAPRRVGSMRAPRMSGALLRRSLSLNSPRKESIDVPFQKLTEQRPGSFRRALGALARSFRRKSNKPDMATNDNGSFTHGKQTPQAPRLPRRAARQSYSSTHEWDRPARFV; encoded by the exons ATGTGGATCAATGTTCTCAG AGTTGACGTGGGTGCGCGGGAGACGTCTTCAAGAAACATGGCAGCCACCCACATTCCTCCTGTCACTCCCGCCCCTTCATCTCGCCCAGGTCTGTTACTCTCTCACCGCCCTTCTGCCTTTGCCtcctctgctgctactactcctgctacctctactgctactgctactgccacgCTGCCGCCTACTGAGTGCTACCTCTCGCCCCCGCCAAGCGCTCTGCCGTCAGGAGAAACCGAGCCTCGTCTGCCTGTCACTCCCCCAAGCCGATTCAAGCGTTTTAAAATCTTCATAAGGTCTGCCAATAAAG AGCGGAGGAAGCGAGATgagagggcgagggaggcggcagcagcaacacagGCCCTCGTGGCCCACTCACGACCCAGACAGGTGGGCTCCACGCCCCCCACCAGGCGCTCCTTCAGGCTGGCTGGCGGCGCCCCAGACCCTGGCTGTGGGCACGCCATGCTGCCCCTGTGGCTGGAGGAGTCCAACGGTACCACCCTCCCGGTACATTATAATTCAGTGGTGAGAGGGACAGAACAGGACTCCTCCTTTGAGAGGCGTTGGGACTCCCTCATGAACAAGAGCAAGGTCCACTCCTCGTGTCAAACAGAGAGGCCGCCAGGCTGGGACGACGTGACTCACCGGAATGCAAGCGTGAAGAAAGACAAACGTTCCAGGTTTTGCCCCTCTATTGTGATTCAGGAGCCCAGCAAGGCGTGGCCGGCCATCCCTGTAAGCCACAAGCTCCCTGCTCCCCCTGCCTCTGTGCGTTCCCGAGCGGCGGCCCAGCAGACGCATCATTCTGTAGCTCACGAGCAAAACGCGCTCAGCATGAGAAGATTCTCTGAGCAAGTGCACGAAATGTTCACAGATGACTTTCTTCAGATTCCTCTTGAGCCTGCCACCTCCACTTCCAGCCTTGGGTCAGAGTCTTCCACTTCAGAGGTGGCGCAGCTCTCGGCCTCCATCACTGACGTGGCTCACCAATCATCCTTCACCTCAGATGTACCTCAACACCTTTCATCTATTTCATACGCTACTCAAGAGATTCCCTCCTCGGACGTTGCtcaccaactctcttccacttcacATGTAACTCAGCAATGCTACTCAAACTCGGGTGACATTCAGCAACTCTCCTTCACCTCAAGTGTGGCTCAGCTCTCTTCAGTCATCAGTGAGACTCGGCCTTCCACATCCAGCACGGCGCACCAGGTCTCCTCTCGCGGCAGCGATGCTCAAACGTCGTCCTCCAACGCCGGTGACTGTCATATGTGGCTCTCATCTGACAGCTTCTTCTGCGAGGACTTCTCCTGCAGTGATGGAGACCGCAGGAACGATGAGGAGGCTGAGTATCCTCAACTTGACTCCCTCCACAGTCCATCTTGTCCCAGCGTGATGCAGACTGTGAACTCCGAAACGTGGACCGTCAGAGAGCCggaagaggagacggaagaAGATGAAATGCAGTTGTCTGCATCGTCATCTCCTAACAGAGTGATTGGGAACACCCGTTCCTTCGTCTCCATGTCGAATAGTTCAGACACCGCCATCAACAGGGAAGTCGCGACTCTCCGTGTGGCAGACGCGCCGCGGCGCCAACACTGGGTCCAGTTTGATAGTGGTCCAGTAGAACGGTGGACTCCTGCAACTCCTCCTCTGGTTATTGCACCGAGTCCTCCACCGGCTGAGACAGATTCCACCCATGTCGAGGCCCCACTCCAGCCTTCCCCACCACCCAGCGTGCCGAGCCTGTCCATTCGAGAGAGACCAAGGTCCAGTCCTACCCATGCAGGCAACTACAGCGGCAGGCTGATCAGGACCTACTCGCAGCGAGGATGTCGAGCGAGTAAGCGTGTCATCAACTCTGTCAGTCGGCGCATGAGCGTTACCGAATACGGTAGGCTTCCTGAGCCTCAGGCGCCCATGTACTCCAGGGCGGCAATGACCATGCAGACTGGACCAGGCCTTTTCGAGGACACCGCTTCGCCCACAGAGCCAGAGTGTCCCCGTGGGGAGGAAAAGCGAGTCCAGCCTGAAGAGCTTAAAAATAAGCCCATGTCGTCTCTAAAGGAGCCTGCCGCTCCCCGCCGAGTGGGCTCCATGCGAGCACCGCGCATGTCAGGCGCACTCCTGAGGCGGTCTCTGTCGCTTAACTCCCCCCGCAAGGAGTCCATCGATGTGCCCTTCCAGAAACTGACAGAACAGCGTCCTGGCTCCTTCCGCAGGGCTCTGGGGGCTCTGGCTCGAAGCTTCAGAAGGAAATCCAACAAACCAGATATGGCGACCAATGACAACGGTTCCTTCACTCACgggaagcagacgccgcaggcCCCAAGGCTGCCCCGCAGAGCTGCCAGACAAAGCTACTCTTCCACCCATGAATGGGACCGCCCCGCGAGGTTCGTTTGA
- the LOC135111776 gene encoding uncharacterized protein LOC135111776 isoform X2: protein MWINVLRVDVGARETSSRNMAATHIPPVTPAPSSRPERRKRDERAREAAAATQALVAHSRPRQVGSTPPTRRSFRLAGGAPDPGCGHAMLPLWLEESNGTTLPVHYNSVVRGTEQDSSFERRWDSLMNKSKVHSSCQTERPPGWDDVTHRNASVKKDKRSRFCPSIVIQEPSKAWPAIPVSHKLPAPPASVRSRAAAQQTHHSVAHEQNALSMRRFSEQVHEMFTDDFLQIPLEPATSTSSLGSESSTSEVAQLSASITDVAHQSSFTSDVPQHLSSISYATQEIPSSDVAHQLSSTSHVTQQCYSNSGDIQQLSFTSSVAQLSSVISETRPSTSSTAHQVSSRGSDAQTSSSNAGDCHMWLSSDSFFCEDFSCSDGDRRNDEEAEYPQLDSLHSPSCPSVMQTVNSETWTVREPEEETEEDEMQLSASSSPNRVIGNTRSFVSMSNSSDTAINREVATLRVADAPRRQHWVQFDSGPVERWTPATPPLVIAPSPPPAETDSTHVEAPLQPSPPPSVPSLSIRERPRSSPTHAGNYSGRLIRTYSQRGCRASKRVINSVSRRMSVTEYGRLPEPQAPMYSRAAMTMQTGPGLFEDTASPTEPECPRGEEKRVQPEELKNKPMSSLKEPAAPRRVGSMRAPRMSGALLRRSLSLNSPRKESIDVPFQKLTEQRPGSFRRALGALARSFRRKSNKPDMATNDNGSFTHGKQTPQAPRLPRRAARQSYSSTHEWDRPARFV, encoded by the exons ATGTGGATCAATGTTCTCAG AGTTGACGTGGGTGCGCGGGAGACGTCTTCAAGAAACATGGCAGCCACCCACATTCCTCCTGTCACTCCCGCCCCTTCATCTCGCCCAG AGCGGAGGAAGCGAGATgagagggcgagggaggcggcagcagcaacacagGCCCTCGTGGCCCACTCACGACCCAGACAGGTGGGCTCCACGCCCCCCACCAGGCGCTCCTTCAGGCTGGCTGGCGGCGCCCCAGACCCTGGCTGTGGGCACGCCATGCTGCCCCTGTGGCTGGAGGAGTCCAACGGTACCACCCTCCCGGTACATTATAATTCAGTGGTGAGAGGGACAGAACAGGACTCCTCCTTTGAGAGGCGTTGGGACTCCCTCATGAACAAGAGCAAGGTCCACTCCTCGTGTCAAACAGAGAGGCCGCCAGGCTGGGACGACGTGACTCACCGGAATGCAAGCGTGAAGAAAGACAAACGTTCCAGGTTTTGCCCCTCTATTGTGATTCAGGAGCCCAGCAAGGCGTGGCCGGCCATCCCTGTAAGCCACAAGCTCCCTGCTCCCCCTGCCTCTGTGCGTTCCCGAGCGGCGGCCCAGCAGACGCATCATTCTGTAGCTCACGAGCAAAACGCGCTCAGCATGAGAAGATTCTCTGAGCAAGTGCACGAAATGTTCACAGATGACTTTCTTCAGATTCCTCTTGAGCCTGCCACCTCCACTTCCAGCCTTGGGTCAGAGTCTTCCACTTCAGAGGTGGCGCAGCTCTCGGCCTCCATCACTGACGTGGCTCACCAATCATCCTTCACCTCAGATGTACCTCAACACCTTTCATCTATTTCATACGCTACTCAAGAGATTCCCTCCTCGGACGTTGCtcaccaactctcttccacttcacATGTAACTCAGCAATGCTACTCAAACTCGGGTGACATTCAGCAACTCTCCTTCACCTCAAGTGTGGCTCAGCTCTCTTCAGTCATCAGTGAGACTCGGCCTTCCACATCCAGCACGGCGCACCAGGTCTCCTCTCGCGGCAGCGATGCTCAAACGTCGTCCTCCAACGCCGGTGACTGTCATATGTGGCTCTCATCTGACAGCTTCTTCTGCGAGGACTTCTCCTGCAGTGATGGAGACCGCAGGAACGATGAGGAGGCTGAGTATCCTCAACTTGACTCCCTCCACAGTCCATCTTGTCCCAGCGTGATGCAGACTGTGAACTCCGAAACGTGGACCGTCAGAGAGCCggaagaggagacggaagaAGATGAAATGCAGTTGTCTGCATCGTCATCTCCTAACAGAGTGATTGGGAACACCCGTTCCTTCGTCTCCATGTCGAATAGTTCAGACACCGCCATCAACAGGGAAGTCGCGACTCTCCGTGTGGCAGACGCGCCGCGGCGCCAACACTGGGTCCAGTTTGATAGTGGTCCAGTAGAACGGTGGACTCCTGCAACTCCTCCTCTGGTTATTGCACCGAGTCCTCCACCGGCTGAGACAGATTCCACCCATGTCGAGGCCCCACTCCAGCCTTCCCCACCACCCAGCGTGCCGAGCCTGTCCATTCGAGAGAGACCAAGGTCCAGTCCTACCCATGCAGGCAACTACAGCGGCAGGCTGATCAGGACCTACTCGCAGCGAGGATGTCGAGCGAGTAAGCGTGTCATCAACTCTGTCAGTCGGCGCATGAGCGTTACCGAATACGGTAGGCTTCCTGAGCCTCAGGCGCCCATGTACTCCAGGGCGGCAATGACCATGCAGACTGGACCAGGCCTTTTCGAGGACACCGCTTCGCCCACAGAGCCAGAGTGTCCCCGTGGGGAGGAAAAGCGAGTCCAGCCTGAAGAGCTTAAAAATAAGCCCATGTCGTCTCTAAAGGAGCCTGCCGCTCCCCGCCGAGTGGGCTCCATGCGAGCACCGCGCATGTCAGGCGCACTCCTGAGGCGGTCTCTGTCGCTTAACTCCCCCCGCAAGGAGTCCATCGATGTGCCCTTCCAGAAACTGACAGAACAGCGTCCTGGCTCCTTCCGCAGGGCTCTGGGGGCTCTGGCTCGAAGCTTCAGAAGGAAATCCAACAAACCAGATATGGCGACCAATGACAACGGTTCCTTCACTCACgggaagcagacgccgcaggcCCCAAGGCTGCCCCGCAGAGCTGCCAGACAAAGCTACTCTTCCACCCATGAATGGGACCGCCCCGCGAGGTTCGTTTGA
- the LOC135111776 gene encoding uncharacterized protein LOC135111776 isoform X3, giving the protein MAATHIPPVTPAPSSRPERRKRDERAREAAAATQALVAHSRPRQVGSTPPTRRSFRLAGGAPDPGCGHAMLPLWLEESNGTTLPVHYNSVVRGTEQDSSFERRWDSLMNKSKVHSSCQTERPPGWDDVTHRNASVKKDKRSRFCPSIVIQEPSKAWPAIPVSHKLPAPPASVRSRAAAQQTHHSVAHEQNALSMRRFSEQVHEMFTDDFLQIPLEPATSTSSLGSESSTSEVAQLSASITDVAHQSSFTSDVPQHLSSISYATQEIPSSDVAHQLSSTSHVTQQCYSNSGDIQQLSFTSSVAQLSSVISETRPSTSSTAHQVSSRGSDAQTSSSNAGDCHMWLSSDSFFCEDFSCSDGDRRNDEEAEYPQLDSLHSPSCPSVMQTVNSETWTVREPEEETEEDEMQLSASSSPNRVIGNTRSFVSMSNSSDTAINREVATLRVADAPRRQHWVQFDSGPVERWTPATPPLVIAPSPPPAETDSTHVEAPLQPSPPPSVPSLSIRERPRSSPTHAGNYSGRLIRTYSQRGCRASKRVINSVSRRMSVTEYGRLPEPQAPMYSRAAMTMQTGPGLFEDTASPTEPECPRGEEKRVQPEELKNKPMSSLKEPAAPRRVGSMRAPRMSGALLRRSLSLNSPRKESIDVPFQKLTEQRPGSFRRALGALARSFRRKSNKPDMATNDNGSFTHGKQTPQAPRLPRRAARQSYSSTHEWDRPARFV; this is encoded by the exons ATGGCAGCCACCCACATTCCTCCTGTCACTCCCGCCCCTTCATCTCGCCCAG AGCGGAGGAAGCGAGATgagagggcgagggaggcggcagcagcaacacagGCCCTCGTGGCCCACTCACGACCCAGACAGGTGGGCTCCACGCCCCCCACCAGGCGCTCCTTCAGGCTGGCTGGCGGCGCCCCAGACCCTGGCTGTGGGCACGCCATGCTGCCCCTGTGGCTGGAGGAGTCCAACGGTACCACCCTCCCGGTACATTATAATTCAGTGGTGAGAGGGACAGAACAGGACTCCTCCTTTGAGAGGCGTTGGGACTCCCTCATGAACAAGAGCAAGGTCCACTCCTCGTGTCAAACAGAGAGGCCGCCAGGCTGGGACGACGTGACTCACCGGAATGCAAGCGTGAAGAAAGACAAACGTTCCAGGTTTTGCCCCTCTATTGTGATTCAGGAGCCCAGCAAGGCGTGGCCGGCCATCCCTGTAAGCCACAAGCTCCCTGCTCCCCCTGCCTCTGTGCGTTCCCGAGCGGCGGCCCAGCAGACGCATCATTCTGTAGCTCACGAGCAAAACGCGCTCAGCATGAGAAGATTCTCTGAGCAAGTGCACGAAATGTTCACAGATGACTTTCTTCAGATTCCTCTTGAGCCTGCCACCTCCACTTCCAGCCTTGGGTCAGAGTCTTCCACTTCAGAGGTGGCGCAGCTCTCGGCCTCCATCACTGACGTGGCTCACCAATCATCCTTCACCTCAGATGTACCTCAACACCTTTCATCTATTTCATACGCTACTCAAGAGATTCCCTCCTCGGACGTTGCtcaccaactctcttccacttcacATGTAACTCAGCAATGCTACTCAAACTCGGGTGACATTCAGCAACTCTCCTTCACCTCAAGTGTGGCTCAGCTCTCTTCAGTCATCAGTGAGACTCGGCCTTCCACATCCAGCACGGCGCACCAGGTCTCCTCTCGCGGCAGCGATGCTCAAACGTCGTCCTCCAACGCCGGTGACTGTCATATGTGGCTCTCATCTGACAGCTTCTTCTGCGAGGACTTCTCCTGCAGTGATGGAGACCGCAGGAACGATGAGGAGGCTGAGTATCCTCAACTTGACTCCCTCCACAGTCCATCTTGTCCCAGCGTGATGCAGACTGTGAACTCCGAAACGTGGACCGTCAGAGAGCCggaagaggagacggaagaAGATGAAATGCAGTTGTCTGCATCGTCATCTCCTAACAGAGTGATTGGGAACACCCGTTCCTTCGTCTCCATGTCGAATAGTTCAGACACCGCCATCAACAGGGAAGTCGCGACTCTCCGTGTGGCAGACGCGCCGCGGCGCCAACACTGGGTCCAGTTTGATAGTGGTCCAGTAGAACGGTGGACTCCTGCAACTCCTCCTCTGGTTATTGCACCGAGTCCTCCACCGGCTGAGACAGATTCCACCCATGTCGAGGCCCCACTCCAGCCTTCCCCACCACCCAGCGTGCCGAGCCTGTCCATTCGAGAGAGACCAAGGTCCAGTCCTACCCATGCAGGCAACTACAGCGGCAGGCTGATCAGGACCTACTCGCAGCGAGGATGTCGAGCGAGTAAGCGTGTCATCAACTCTGTCAGTCGGCGCATGAGCGTTACCGAATACGGTAGGCTTCCTGAGCCTCAGGCGCCCATGTACTCCAGGGCGGCAATGACCATGCAGACTGGACCAGGCCTTTTCGAGGACACCGCTTCGCCCACAGAGCCAGAGTGTCCCCGTGGGGAGGAAAAGCGAGTCCAGCCTGAAGAGCTTAAAAATAAGCCCATGTCGTCTCTAAAGGAGCCTGCCGCTCCCCGCCGAGTGGGCTCCATGCGAGCACCGCGCATGTCAGGCGCACTCCTGAGGCGGTCTCTGTCGCTTAACTCCCCCCGCAAGGAGTCCATCGATGTGCCCTTCCAGAAACTGACAGAACAGCGTCCTGGCTCCTTCCGCAGGGCTCTGGGGGCTCTGGCTCGAAGCTTCAGAAGGAAATCCAACAAACCAGATATGGCGACCAATGACAACGGTTCCTTCACTCACgggaagcagacgccgcaggcCCCAAGGCTGCCCCGCAGAGCTGCCAGACAAAGCTACTCTTCCACCCATGAATGGGACCGCCCCGCGAGGTTCGTTTGA
- the LOC135111777 gene encoding mite group 2 allergen Pso o 2-like, giving the protein MRGFFLVLLCWAAADASTLFQDCGSVGSDVELNVEGCTVPPCQLKRGEVVDVNFKFTSSKDSTGLEIKALANIGGIEFPWVGIDTNGCHYTSCPISAGSHVDWTLPVEILNEYPAISVVVTFKLVDDSGSSQACALLPATII; this is encoded by the exons ATGCGTGGATTCTTCCTAGTTCTCCTCTGCTGGGCTGCGGCCGACGCCTCCACTCTTTTCCAGGactgtg GCTCCGTGGGTTCCGATGTGGAGCTCAACGTGGAGGGCTGCACGGTGCCGCCCTGCCAGCTGAAACGCGGCGAGGTGGTGGATGTCAACTTCAAATTCACATCAA GCAAGGATTCCACCGGGCTGGAAATCAAGGCTCTGGCCAACATTGGAGGCATTGAGTTCCCCTGGGTGGGCATCGACACGAATGGCTGCCACTACACTTCGTGCCCCATCTCGGCTGGCTCGCACGTTGACTGGACTCTGCCTGTGGAAATCCTGAATGAGTACCCGGCG ATCAGCGTGGTTGTAACCTTCAAGCTCGTGGACGACTCTGGAAGTTCCCAGGCTTGTGCCCTTCTGCCGGCAACCATTATTTAg